A single genomic interval of Streptomyces sp. NBC_00663 harbors:
- a CDS encoding FMN-binding protein, with protein MHALKKNRPLRRIVLASAATVSGVVLLLSFKPHTAPATALAVPAPSGSAQVTGTKTVTGDSVDTRWGPVQVRITVTNGKLTEVTAVVYPQENPRDQQINSYAIPTLRTEALQAQSADIDTVSGATYTSDGYRQSLQSALDSMSG; from the coding sequence ATGCACGCGTTGAAGAAGAACCGCCCCCTGCGCCGGATCGTGCTGGCGAGTGCCGCTACGGTCTCCGGGGTGGTGCTGCTGCTGTCGTTCAAGCCGCACACCGCTCCGGCGACCGCGCTGGCCGTCCCCGCGCCGTCGGGCAGCGCCCAGGTCACCGGCACGAAGACCGTGACCGGCGACTCCGTGGACACCCGCTGGGGCCCGGTCCAGGTGCGTATCACCGTCACGAACGGCAAGCTCACCGAGGTGACCGCGGTCGTCTACCCCCAGGAGAATCCACGGGACCAGCAGATCAACAGCTACGCCATACCGACCCTGCGCACCGAGGCCCTCCAGGCGCAGAGTGCGGACATCGACACGGTGTCGGGGGCCACGTACACAAGTGACGGTTACCGCCAGTCACTTCAGTCCGCACTGGACTCGATGAGCGGCTGA